A part of Maridesulfovibrio hydrothermalis AM13 = DSM 14728 genomic DNA contains:
- a CDS encoding PAS domain S-box protein — MKIDEMKDNANRFRLLFENAPMPYQSLDEHGIFLDVNNKWLETLGYENKNEIIGDWFSDYLTEEYKDIFDKRFPIFKHACMIDGAEFDMIRKDGTILTVSFNGRIQQDEDGQFVCTHCIFHDITKSLQINAALHQSEQRYRRLSDATFESIFISENGICIEQNATAEMMFGYTHEEAAERDLTQWFHPDDREIVKNNILSGREAPYEVTALRKDGTTFPCEIQGRTATQDNKTIRITALRDLTDRINAEKKLRDSEQRHRLIFEHSPLSVIRFAKDGRIVDCNRKFVSLMGSEKDRIIGFNTLENSPADMRKALKKAIQGSTSSFEDYYTSVTGSKTRYIRTFFNPVDPDNVPTEVIAIIEDISDRKKVENKLAASEERFRLMAENAQDVIYRFSIPDERYEYISQACRTVMGYEPEEFYSDYSLMRRITLNPWREQLTEKWPNMVNGNILPVVEFQITDKSGQTKWLQQTNVVLYNPSGKAIAVEGIIRDITELKNALENLEQERARAEAASNTKSEFLANMSHEIRTPLNGILGMLQLMQDNSPSPKQSEYISAAMQASKRLNSVLSDILDLARVESGKLIIRSEDFNPAESLHQVLEMFEITSKHSGVELNLHIDPSVPQKLHGDALRLQQVLSNLVGNAIKFTESGSVSIAAQSLPTQHDRPYLLFTIEDTGIGIPDEKLGMLFDSFTQIGKGYTRQHQGVGLGLAICKRLISLMGGNISVDTEVGRGTTFYISIPFAPAETPPTEEIKATHKKLEPKESELEGCKILIAEDEKVNRLYTKRFLEQRGCTVETAVDGQQTLDILMYNDFDLILMDVQMPVMNGIETTEAIRKGEAGAHNKRIPIIAVTAYAMTGDKDKFVAAGMNDYIAKPVEESELYNTISKFICKK, encoded by the coding sequence ATGAAAATTGATGAAATGAAAGACAATGCAAATCGGTTCAGACTGCTTTTTGAAAACGCCCCTATGCCATACCAATCCTTAGATGAGCACGGTATTTTTCTGGATGTGAACAACAAATGGCTGGAAACACTAGGATATGAAAATAAAAATGAAATAATCGGCGACTGGTTCAGCGACTACTTAACCGAAGAATATAAAGATATTTTTGATAAACGTTTCCCCATATTTAAACACGCCTGCATGATTGACGGGGCAGAATTTGATATGATCCGCAAAGATGGAACAATTCTTACTGTTTCATTTAACGGACGGATTCAGCAGGACGAAGACGGTCAGTTCGTATGCACCCATTGTATTTTTCACGATATTACAAAATCACTTCAGATAAACGCAGCCCTTCATCAAAGCGAACAGAGATACCGCAGGCTTTCCGATGCCACTTTTGAATCCATTTTCATCTCCGAAAACGGCATATGCATAGAACAAAATGCCACCGCTGAAATGATGTTCGGATATACTCATGAGGAAGCAGCCGAACGGGACTTAACGCAATGGTTTCACCCTGACGACCGTGAAATTGTTAAAAACAATATTCTCTCCGGACGTGAAGCCCCCTATGAAGTCACCGCCCTGCGCAAAGACGGGACCACATTTCCTTGTGAGATACAGGGGCGAACTGCCACGCAAGATAACAAAACCATCAGAATAACAGCCTTGCGCGACCTCACGGACCGCATAAATGCTGAAAAAAAACTGCGCGACAGCGAACAGCGACACCGTTTAATTTTTGAACACTCGCCGCTGAGTGTAATCCGGTTTGCCAAAGATGGCCGGATTGTTGATTGCAATAGAAAATTCGTCTCGTTAATGGGGTCCGAAAAAGACAGAATAATAGGCTTCAATACGCTGGAAAACAGCCCTGCGGACATGCGTAAAGCCCTTAAAAAAGCCATACAAGGCAGCACAAGTTCTTTTGAAGACTACTATACCTCCGTAACAGGAAGTAAAACGCGCTATATCCGGACTTTCTTCAACCCCGTAGACCCTGATAATGTTCCCACTGAAGTCATTGCTATCATTGAAGACATTTCAGACCGCAAAAAAGTTGAGAATAAGCTTGCTGCAAGCGAAGAAAGGTTTCGGCTGATGGCTGAAAATGCTCAGGATGTTATCTACCGTTTTTCAATACCGGATGAAAGGTATGAATATATCAGTCAGGCCTGCCGGACCGTTATGGGCTATGAGCCTGAAGAATTTTATTCCGACTACAGCCTGATGAGGAGGATCACCCTTAATCCGTGGCGGGAGCAGCTTACTGAAAAATGGCCTAACATGGTGAACGGCAATATTTTACCGGTAGTTGAATTTCAGATCACTGATAAATCCGGACAAACCAAATGGCTGCAACAGACCAACGTTGTGCTATATAATCCATCCGGAAAAGCAATTGCGGTAGAGGGGATTATCCGCGACATCACTGAACTGAAAAATGCGCTGGAAAACCTGGAACAGGAAAGGGCGCGCGCGGAAGCTGCAAGCAATACCAAATCTGAATTTCTAGCTAATATGAGCCATGAGATACGCACTCCGCTAAACGGTATTTTAGGAATGCTGCAACTCATGCAGGACAACTCCCCCTCCCCGAAACAAAGTGAATATATAAGTGCCGCCATGCAGGCCTCAAAGCGTCTTAACAGCGTTCTTTCTGACATCCTTGACCTCGCCAGAGTAGAGTCCGGCAAACTTATCATACGCAGTGAAGACTTCAATCCGGCAGAATCTCTGCATCAGGTACTTGAAATGTTCGAGATTACTTCAAAACACTCAGGTGTAGAACTAAATCTGCACATTGATCCTTCCGTTCCTCAAAAACTGCACGGCGATGCCCTGCGTCTGCAACAGGTACTGAGCAACCTTGTAGGCAATGCTATAAAATTTACCGAGTCGGGAAGTGTTTCCATTGCAGCACAAAGTCTCCCTACGCAGCATGACAGGCCATATCTTCTTTTTACCATTGAGGACACCGGAATCGGCATTCCTGACGAAAAACTGGGGATGCTCTTTGATTCCTTCACCCAGATAGGTAAAGGCTACACCAGACAACATCAGGGTGTCGGCCTTGGACTGGCAATATGCAAACGCCTGATATCCCTCATGGGCGGCAACATATCCGTGGACACTGAAGTAGGCAGAGGAACAACTTTTTATATATCCATCCCGTTCGCCCCTGCCGAAACACCCCCCACTGAAGAGATCAAAGCGACGCATAAAAAACTGGAACCAAAAGAGTCAGAACTCGAAGGATGCAAAATTCTTATTGCCGAAGATGAAAAAGTAAACAGGCTTTACACAAAACGATTTCTGGAACAAAGAGGCTGCACAGTTGAGACAGCCGTCGACGGGCAGCAGACATTGGACATCCTTATGTATAATGATTTTGACCTGATATTGATGGACGTGCAAATGCCTGTAATGAACGGGATCGAAACAACCGAAGCAATTCGCAAAGGTGAAGCCGGAGCGCATAACAAACGAATTCCCATCATTGCCGTTACCGCATATGCCATGACCGGCGATAAAGATAAGTTCGTTGCAGCAGGCATGAATGACTATATTGCAAAACCGGTTGAAGAAAGTGAGCTATATAACACTATCAGCAAATTTATATGTAAAAAATAA
- a CDS encoding efflux RND transporter periplasmic adaptor subunit: MMKKCILVALLGAAIMLMILWISGLFNSGMIEEGRVVPTRTTEAPAQTVQSQTAVVPVMYEAVGTVRPETEAAIEAQVTAKVVKVLVRSGNKVRKGDKLIVLDSRESQTRLESARQGLKSAEAARRQAGEAINAASAESATATATWKRMKILYESKVATRDELDRVEAAYLKARAGLAQARDGLEAASAAEKQARKAVEEAGINLGYTTITAPADGEVAKRMVETGDLAFPGKTLMLIQTGGSLRLEAQVREGVIGLVRTGQELEVEIQALDERTTGVVEEVVPSADPSTRTFLVKVGLKPLPGLYPGMFGRLLIPLRQKEIVLVPQKAVSRVGQLETVLVHTGAVWEPVYVRTGQVYDGNIEIVSGLRGNETIGMNVIAAGGES, translated from the coding sequence ATGATGAAGAAATGTATTTTGGTCGCCTTGCTTGGTGCGGCGATAATGCTGATGATATTGTGGATATCCGGTTTATTTAATTCCGGAATGATCGAAGAGGGACGCGTGGTTCCTACCCGTACAACTGAAGCTCCGGCTCAGACCGTACAATCGCAGACAGCTGTCGTTCCGGTTATGTATGAAGCCGTGGGGACTGTGCGTCCTGAGACTGAGGCCGCTATTGAAGCACAGGTGACCGCAAAGGTTGTCAAGGTGCTGGTGCGTTCGGGGAATAAGGTTCGTAAGGGCGACAAGTTAATAGTGCTGGACAGCCGCGAATCACAGACGCGTCTGGAAAGCGCCCGGCAGGGACTTAAATCTGCTGAAGCTGCCCGCCGTCAGGCTGGTGAGGCCATTAATGCCGCCAGTGCGGAAAGTGCCACTGCAACCGCCACATGGAAGCGCATGAAAATTCTTTATGAGAGCAAAGTTGCAACTCGTGACGAACTTGATCGGGTGGAGGCTGCATACCTCAAAGCCAGAGCCGGACTTGCTCAGGCACGTGACGGGCTGGAGGCAGCATCCGCAGCTGAAAAGCAGGCCCGCAAAGCGGTTGAAGAGGCCGGAATCAATCTTGGCTATACGACCATAACAGCACCGGCAGACGGTGAAGTAGCCAAACGTATGGTTGAGACCGGAGATTTGGCATTTCCCGGCAAAACCTTGATGCTCATCCAGACTGGAGGATCGCTGCGGCTTGAGGCACAGGTGCGTGAGGGAGTTATAGGACTTGTTCGCACAGGGCAGGAGCTTGAAGTTGAAATACAGGCTTTGGATGAACGCACGACAGGTGTTGTTGAAGAAGTAGTACCTTCCGCCGATCCTTCTACACGTACTTTTCTTGTTAAAGTCGGCCTTAAACCGCTTCCGGGGCTTTATCCGGGCATGTTCGGACGTTTACTCATTCCACTCAGGCAAAAGGAGATTGTGCTTGTGCCGCAGAAGGCTGTCTCACGGGTCGGTCAGCTTGAAACCGTACTGGTCCATACCGGAGCTGTCTGGGAGCCTGTATATGTACGCACCGGACAAGTTTATGATGGCAATATTGAAATTGTTTCCGGACTGAGAGGTAATGAGACTATCGGTATGAATGTTATTGCGGCGGGCGGGGAGAGCTGA